A genome region from Deinococcus sp. HSC-46F16 includes the following:
- a CDS encoding SNF2-related protein, whose translation MSTPYHAQVYAHELTRRVSANDDDKLAGALVDAQVDLNPHQVEAALFAFRSPLSKGALLADEVGLGKTIEAGLVISQKWAEHKRRILIITPANLRKQWVTELDEKFFLPAQILETASFNAAVKGGEVNPFDGPHITVCSYQFAARKKDLLRLTPWDLVVMDEAHRLRNVYRTSNVIGNALKDALDGVPKLLLTATPLQNSLLELYGLVSLIDGTVFGDVASFREQYANLNNPATFQHLKRRLAPLCHRTLRQQVTQYVNYTRRHVLVEEFTPHRDEQALYEQVSAFLQRDTLASLPNSQRTLVTLILRKLLASSSYAIAGALGSIRDRVQAELSRSAPGTLEDDLATDYETLEETAEEWPEDGEALSEGQRAMLTEEVAELEALLLRARSIRQNAKGEALLGGLKRAFEAAERQGASRKAIVFTESRKTQDYLLSLLEGHGYTGKVVLFNGTNTDERSRAVYQKWLTAHQGSDRVSGSRTADMRSALVDEFRDHAEIMIATEAGAEGINLQFCSLVVNYDLPWNPQRIEQRIGRSHRYGQKHDVVVLNFLNKGNEADQRVYELLSEKFKLFEGVFGSSDEVIGAIGSGVDFEKRVADIYQRCRSPQEIQAAFDALQASLSTEINAAMSRTRAQLLENFDEEVREKLRLRQEESREQLTRFTRLLMNLTRIELEGRASFDSESGRSFTLHRPPRDDVAPGRYAVPSRDERLREGGGVGPGEHRYRLGHPLAQHLVEQAKARFLAGEVEHLHFDYGAHTGHIGALRERQGSSGWLSLALYRVEALGQTEEHLLWSAVTDEGELLAPEITQKLFELPARVSPASGTPPPVLQDLREQARTSRREAINRRNLQAFEEAAARIDTWSEDLKIGLEREIKELDRQIKEARRGATTAGTLQAKLDGQRLVQDLEKKRTQKRRSLFDEQDRIDEKRQELIDQLAAKLEEREEMTPLFTIRWSLS comes from the coding sequence ATGAGCACGCCCTATCACGCGCAGGTCTACGCGCATGAACTGACGCGCCGGGTCTCCGCGAACGATGACGATAAGCTCGCAGGTGCCCTCGTGGACGCGCAGGTGGACCTCAACCCACATCAGGTCGAGGCGGCACTTTTCGCGTTCCGTTCTCCGCTCTCCAAGGGCGCCCTACTTGCCGATGAGGTTGGGTTGGGAAAGACCATCGAGGCGGGATTGGTCATCTCGCAGAAGTGGGCGGAGCACAAGCGGCGCATCCTGATCATCACACCCGCCAACCTGCGCAAGCAGTGGGTGACAGAGCTGGACGAGAAATTTTTCCTGCCCGCGCAGATTCTGGAGACTGCCAGCTTCAATGCGGCCGTGAAGGGGGGGGAGGTCAACCCGTTCGACGGGCCCCACATCACTGTCTGTTCCTATCAGTTCGCAGCCCGCAAGAAGGATCTGCTGCGCCTCACGCCGTGGGACTTGGTGGTGATGGACGAGGCCCATCGACTGCGCAACGTCTACCGGACCTCGAACGTGATCGGCAATGCCCTCAAAGACGCGCTGGACGGTGTGCCCAAGCTGCTGTTGACCGCGACGCCTCTGCAAAACAGCCTGTTGGAGCTGTATGGCCTGGTCAGCTTGATTGACGGCACGGTGTTCGGAGACGTCGCCAGTTTCCGCGAACAGTACGCGAACCTGAACAACCCGGCCACCTTTCAGCACCTCAAGCGTCGCCTCGCTCCACTGTGCCACCGTACCCTGCGCCAGCAGGTCACCCAGTACGTCAACTACACCCGGCGGCATGTCCTCGTCGAGGAGTTCACGCCGCACCGAGACGAGCAGGCCCTCTACGAGCAGGTAAGCGCCTTTCTGCAACGCGACACGCTGGCCTCCCTGCCCAACAGCCAGCGCACGCTGGTAACGCTGATCCTGCGCAAGCTGCTCGCATCAAGTTCCTATGCCATCGCCGGGGCTCTGGGCAGCATCCGTGACCGGGTGCAGGCGGAGTTGAGCCGCAGCGCGCCCGGCACCTTAGAGGATGACCTCGCCACGGACTACGAGACGCTGGAAGAGACCGCCGAGGAGTGGCCGGAGGACGGCGAGGCACTTTCGGAGGGGCAGCGCGCGATGCTTACCGAGGAGGTCGCCGAACTCGAAGCTCTCTTGCTCAGGGCGCGCAGCATCCGGCAGAACGCGAAGGGCGAGGCGCTGTTGGGAGGCCTGAAACGCGCCTTTGAAGCCGCCGAGCGGCAGGGGGCAAGCCGCAAGGCCATTGTCTTCACCGAGTCGCGCAAGACCCAGGACTACCTGCTGTCTCTGCTAGAAGGGCACGGGTACACCGGGAAGGTCGTTCTGTTCAACGGCACCAACACCGACGAGCGCAGCCGGGCCGTCTACCAGAAGTGGCTGACCGCCCACCAGGGCAGCGACCGGGTGTCCGGTTCCCGCACGGCGGACATGCGCAGCGCCCTGGTCGACGAGTTCCGCGACCACGCCGAGATCATGATCGCCACCGAGGCGGGTGCCGAGGGCATCAACCTCCAGTTCTGCTCCCTGGTGGTGAACTATGACCTGCCCTGGAACCCGCAACGCATCGAGCAGCGCATCGGGCGCAGCCACCGCTACGGGCAAAAGCACGACGTGGTCGTGCTCAACTTCCTGAACAAAGGCAACGAGGCCGACCAACGCGTGTACGAGCTGCTGAGCGAAAAGTTCAAGCTGTTCGAGGGCGTGTTTGGGAGCAGCGACGAGGTGATCGGCGCCATCGGCAGCGGCGTGGACTTCGAGAAGCGGGTTGCCGACATCTACCAGCGGTGCCGCAGCCCGCAGGAGATCCAGGCGGCCTTCGACGCGCTTCAGGCCTCGCTCAGCACCGAGATCAACGCCGCGATGAGCCGGACCCGGGCGCAGCTTCTGGAAAATTTCGACGAGGAGGTGCGCGAGAAGCTGCGGCTGCGACAGGAGGAAAGCCGCGAGCAACTGACCCGCTTCACCCGGCTGCTGATGAACCTGACCCGCATCGAGCTGGAGGGGCGGGCCTCCTTCGACTCGGAGTCCGGGCGCAGCTTCACCCTCCACCGCCCGCCTCGAGACGATGTGGCCCCCGGGCGCTACGCGGTGCCCAGCCGGGACGAGCGACTGCGGGAAGGCGGTGGAGTGGGGCCCGGTGAACATCGGTACCGCCTAGGCCACCCCCTCGCGCAGCACCTCGTGGAGCAGGCCAAGGCGCGGTTCCTGGCCGGTGAGGTGGAGCACCTGCACTTCGACTACGGCGCCCACACGGGTCATATCGGTGCCCTCCGGGAGAGGCAGGGCAGCAGCGGCTGGCTGTCCCTGGCCCTGTACCGGGTCGAGGCGCTGGGGCAGACCGAAGAGCATCTGCTGTGGAGTGCCGTGACCGACGAGGGTGAGCTGCTGGCCCCCGAGATCACCCAGAAGCTTTTCGAGCTGCCGGCGCGGGTGAGCCCGGCCTCGGGAACGCCGCCCCCTGTCTTGCAAGACTTGCGCGAGCAGGCCCGGACGAGCCGCCGCGAGGCCATCAACCGGCGCAACTTGCAGGCCTTTGAAGAGGCGGCAGCGCGCATCGACACCTGGTCGGAAGACCTAAAGATTGGTTTGGAGCGGGAGATCAAGGAGTTGGACCGGCAGATCAAGGAGGCCCGGCGCGGGGCGACGACGGCGGGCACCCTGCAAGCCAAGCTCGACGGGCAACGGCTGGTGCAGGATTTGGAGAAGAAGCGCACCCAGAAGCGGCGCAGCCTGTTCGACGAGCAGGATCGGATTGACGAGAAGCGGCAGGAACTGATCGACCAGTTGGCCGCGAAACTGGAGGAACGCGAAGAAATGACGCCCCTATTCACCATCCGCTGGAGCTTGTCATGA
- a CDS encoding transposase, producing MSDRVLISLSTPIHPNPEQAAWLQHCLATGTAIDTLLRGAGRHSRDPAAVSRLAAQVSRTLDLRDSVPPSLVRGAVSRAMHAGTRRDSASVPLDEAVVAMDPYQVCIEGVQAPLLADIWRLPLRLSAVLLRDGAQVAQACHQHYAAWAERDAAGTTTALSELHMLARRHAALLVRPIPAAPASHPQVERTRHATLRRYRQPDGTDGWAVTWALRVPPAWLPRASVDDTVGIDVGVHQLITWVSADDEGHVPAPPLPTGCWQPPGGISSPLSDAMVRQVQFARRAAQLDEALRMVLRYRGVAVEATNWRGLAGSAELEGMALSGVTEWRYWLTALSRVTGSRVVAVPPWRSSHRCGWCAAEGHRDGRVFRCPEHGVADADTNAARYHRREGMRMLRGLHS from the coding sequence GTGAGCGACCGCGTCCTGATCAGCCTGAGTACGCCCATCCACCCCAACCCGGAACAGGCCGCGTGGCTCCAGCACTGCCTGGCCACCGGAACCGCCATCGACACCCTGCTCCGCGGGGCAGGCCGCCATAGCCGCGACCCTGCCGCAGTCAGCCGCCTTGCGGCACAGGTCAGCCGCACGCTCGACCTGCGGGACAGTGTGCCTCCGTCTCTGGTGCGTGGGGCTGTCAGCCGGGCGATGCACGCGGGGACGAGGCGAGACAGCGCGAGCGTCCCCCTCGACGAGGCGGTCGTTGCCATGGACCCCTACCAAGTCTGCATCGAGGGGGTGCAGGCGCCCCTTCTCGCGGACATCTGGCGGTTGCCTCTGCGGCTCTCGGCGGTGCTACTGCGTGACGGGGCTCAGGTGGCTCAGGCGTGCCACCAGCACTACGCTGCGTGGGCCGAACGTGACGCCGCGGGCACCACGACCGCCCTCAGCGAGCTGCACATGCTGGCCCGACGGCACGCTGCACTGCTGGTTCGCCCCATCCCGGCGGCGCCTGCCTCGCACCCGCAGGTGGAGCGCACCCGGCACGCCACCCTGCGGCGCTACCGCCAGCCGGACGGCACGGACGGCTGGGCAGTGACCTGGGCTCTCCGTGTTCCGCCCGCCTGGCTCCCCCGTGCCAGTGTGGACGACACTGTCGGCATCGACGTAGGGGTGCACCAGCTGATCACCTGGGTCAGCGCCGACGATGAGGGCCATGTTCCGGCCCCACCGCTGCCCACAGGGTGCTGGCAGCCCCCAGGTGGAATCAGCAGCCCGCTCAGCGACGCCATGGTGAGGCAGGTGCAGTTCGCGCGGCGAGCCGCGCAGCTGGACGAGGCCCTCCGGATGGTGCTGCGGTACCGGGGTGTGGCTGTCGAGGCGACCAACTGGCGTGGACTGGCGGGCAGCGCCGAACTCGAGGGAATGGCCCTCAGCGGGGTGACCGAGTGGCGCTACTGGCTCACGGCCCTCTCCCGCGTCACGGGGTCGCGTGTCGTTGCCGTACCACCCTGGCGCAGCAGTCACCGCTGCGGCTGGTGCGCCGCCGAGGGCCACCGCGATGGGCGCGTGTTCCGCTGCCCTGAGCATGGGGTGGCGGACGCGGACACCAACGCGGCGCGCTATCACCGCCGGGAGGGGATGCGTATGCTGCGGGGGTTGCACTCATGA
- a CDS encoding site-specific integrase yields the protein MNDKRNTVIIHTPSKRRDRNKYEIKITIKQYDGQTERVSKYGNSKAEVMEQAQVYADHVRQYASVAAAQAALRLTLGDVAQRYIARHDLAPKTLATYRHTARPEGLIGGLLPLPVSAITDERLAVWRRSIAQSGASASAQRRAVKLVVAIVTHAQLHQRLFPGVRASLLTPPRAERRSITYWEPAQAQRALAHVRTLPEGIAIEMMLVQGLRVGEVRGLEWQDIDLRSQTLRVQRQITDIRGRGTVTDPKSRRSRRTLHIPNQLRDRLLAHHAAQSAMGRGRPGDLVAATRTGRPYTRERLALILNRTASALELPRIHVHGLRHTYAAIMRRQGVGILTLSRLMGHADVRTTIDYYAHLYDDELRQAGEMTGFLLEEE from the coding sequence ATGAATGATAAGCGCAACACTGTAATCATCCACACGCCCAGCAAAAGACGGGACCGTAACAAGTACGAAATTAAGATCACTATCAAGCAATACGACGGCCAAACCGAGCGAGTTTCTAAGTATGGCAACAGCAAAGCCGAGGTAATGGAACAGGCCCAGGTATACGCGGACCACGTGCGGCAGTACGCAAGCGTCGCAGCCGCGCAGGCGGCGCTGCGTCTGACCCTCGGCGACGTGGCCCAACGCTATATCGCACGGCATGACTTAGCCCCCAAAACGCTGGCCACCTACCGCCACACCGCGCGGCCCGAGGGGCTGATCGGCGGGCTGCTGCCCCTCCCCGTCTCGGCCATCACCGACGAGCGGCTGGCGGTCTGGCGGCGTAGCATCGCCCAGAGCGGCGCCAGCGCCTCCGCCCAGCGGCGGGCGGTCAAACTCGTGGTGGCCATCGTTACACACGCTCAGCTGCACCAGCGGCTGTTCCCTGGGGTGCGGGCCTCCCTGCTCACGCCCCCACGCGCGGAGAGGCGGTCAATTACGTACTGGGAACCCGCGCAAGCCCAGCGGGCGCTGGCCCACGTCCGCACGCTCCCCGAAGGCATCGCCATTGAGATGATGTTGGTCCAGGGCTTGCGCGTCGGCGAGGTGCGCGGCCTGGAATGGCAGGACATAGACCTTCGCAGTCAGACTCTGCGGGTGCAGCGGCAGATCACGGACATCCGTGGCCGAGGGACAGTGACTGACCCCAAAAGCCGCCGCAGCCGCCGAACGCTGCACATCCCCAACCAGCTGCGCGACCGGCTGCTCGCCCACCACGCGGCGCAGTCCGCAATGGGCCGCGGTCGTCCGGGTGATCTAGTCGCGGCCACGCGCACGGGCCGCCCCTACACCCGCGAGCGGCTGGCTCTGATCCTCAATCGTACGGCAAGTGCCCTCGAGCTGCCGCGCATCCATGTGCACGGTCTGCGCCACACGTACGCCGCCATCATGCGCCGCCAGGGCGTCGGGATCCTCACCCTCTCGCGGCTGATGGGCCACGCGGACGTGCGCACAACAATTGATTACTACGCCCACCTGTATGACGACGAGCTGCGCCAAGCGGGTGAAATGACCGGGTTTTTGTTGGAGGAAGAATGA
- a CDS encoding nitrilase-related carbon-nitrogen hydrolase: protein MTSGDARPRHFRALAVQPHWSAGDFVSADAFRGWLRGQLELARPHLAADRPNLVVLTELNGLPLVLRGVPLAVRAGTFERAALLLFLRHFPRALPVLLRERVSPIRALQIALSGENAQLYLETCRDLAREYRVYLCCGSTPMPRFRLEEGRVRREPGVLHNETVLLDPQGDLIGVADKVHLTPAEEAGGVDLTPGPLEELRVFPTPVGDLGVAISLDAFREDVTSRLEAQGCTVLLQPDANGAPWTDLEGLPPDPSDVRDQPVAWLESSWQATTGGRSIRYAVNPMVVGNLLDLTFDGQSAITGRAEDAPEFRSYALTEPRPGFIALLPWVEEGEPERLRAAGRERAAGSGHPWENSYRTGVLHADLTLPPAWLTAPPRTWHEEALAALLRGQVAWPRPGPGWRAVAVGAALLGLLWGVQRRRR from the coding sequence ATGACCTCCGGCGACGCCCGACCCCGCCACTTCCGCGCCCTCGCCGTGCAGCCGCACTGGAGTGCGGGGGATTTCGTCAGCGCGGACGCCTTCCGGGGCTGGCTGCGAGGGCAACTGGAACTGGCCCGGCCCCACCTCGCCGCAGACCGCCCCAACCTTGTCGTCCTGACCGAACTCAACGGGCTGCCACTGGTGCTGCGCGGGGTGCCGCTGGCCGTGCGGGCAGGAACCTTCGAGCGGGCGGCGCTCCTGCTCTTCCTGCGTCACTTCCCCCGCGCCCTCCCTGTCCTGCTGCGCGAGCGCGTCTCGCCCATCCGGGCGCTGCAAATCGCCCTGAGCGGCGAGAATGCCCAGTTGTACCTTGAAACTTGCCGTGACCTCGCCCGCGAGTACAGGGTCTACCTCTGCTGCGGCTCTACCCCCATGCCGCGCTTCCGGCTGGAGGAGGGGCGCGTGCGCCGCGAGCCGGGCGTGCTGCACAACGAAACCGTCCTGCTGGACCCCCAGGGCGACCTCATCGGCGTGGCCGACAAGGTCCACCTTACCCCCGCCGAGGAAGCCGGGGGCGTGGACCTCACGCCGGGGCCGCTGGAGGAACTGCGGGTCTTTCCCACGCCCGTGGGGGACCTGGGGGTGGCGATCAGCCTCGACGCCTTCCGCGAGGACGTGACCTCGCGGCTGGAGGCGCAGGGCTGCACGGTCCTGCTGCAACCCGACGCCAACGGTGCCCCCTGGACCGACCTGGAGGGGCTGCCGCCTGACCCCAGCGACGTGCGCGACCAACCCGTCGCCTGGCTGGAGTCGAGCTGGCAGGCCACCACCGGGGGCCGCTCCATTCGCTACGCGGTCAACCCGATGGTGGTCGGCAACCTGCTGGACCTCACCTTCGACGGCCAGAGCGCGATCACCGGCCGCGCCGAGGACGCCCCCGAGTTCCGGTCCTATGCCCTCACCGAGCCGCGCCCCGGCTTCATTGCCCTGCTGCCCTGGGTCGAGGAGGGCGAGCCGGAGCGCCTGCGGGCCGCCGGGCGCGAGCGGGCGGCGGGCAGCGGGCACCCCTGGGAAAACAGCTACCGCACGGGCGTCCTGCACGCCGACCTGACCCTGCCCCCCGCCTGGCTCACCGCTCCGCCCCGCACCTGGCATGAGGAGGCCCTGGCCGCCCTGCTGCGCGGCCAGGTGGCGTGGCCCCGGCCGGGACCCGGCTGGCGGGCCGTCGCGGTGGGGGCAGCGCTGCTGGGGCTGCTCTGGGGCGTGCAGCGGCGCAGGCGTTGA
- a CDS encoding allophanate hydrolase subunit 1 encodes MSGPPPFGPPTEITPLGDAALVVRSALAPMLRADLAARPLPGVRETVPALDVLTLLYDPLQAGPEALTAALRERLAGLRSGEAAPGRLHLLPVTFNGPDLGWCAEQVGLSGPEFIRVLEGVTLTVAFLGFTPGFAFLTGLPPQLQMPRLSTPRERVPAGSVALGGPWAGVYPRQTPGGWRIVGHTGVPLFDLGRPEPVLWGPGDRVRFVTADG; translated from the coding sequence ATGTCTGGCCCGCCCCCGTTCGGCCCGCCCACCGAGATCACCCCGCTGGGGGACGCCGCCCTGGTCGTGCGCTCGGCCCTCGCGCCCATGCTGCGGGCGGACCTCGCGGCGCGGCCCCTTCCCGGCGTGCGGGAGACAGTGCCCGCGCTGGACGTGCTGACCCTCCTCTACGACCCGCTCCAGGCTGGGCCGGAGGCGCTCACGGCGGCCCTGCGGGAGCGGCTGGCCGGGTTGCGGTCGGGAGAGGCGGCGCCGGGACGCCTGCACCTCCTCCCCGTCACCTTCAACGGGCCGGACCTGGGCTGGTGTGCCGAGCAGGTGGGACTGAGCGGGCCGGAGTTCATCCGGGTGCTGGAGGGGGTGACCCTCACGGTGGCCTTTCTGGGGTTCACGCCGGGGTTCGCCTTTCTGACCGGGTTGCCGCCGCAGCTTCAGATGCCCCGGCTCTCCACGCCCAGGGAGCGTGTTCCGGCGGGCAGCGTGGCGCTGGGGGGACCGTGGGCGGGCGTCTACCCGCGCCAGACGCCGGGGGGCTGGCGAATCGTGGGGCACACGGGCGTGCCGCTGTTCGACCTGGGGCGGCCCGAGCCGGTGCTGTGGGGGCCGGGGGACCGGGTGCGGTTCGTGACGGCCGATGGTTGA
- a CDS encoding biotin-dependent carboxyltransferase family protein, translating to MTIEVLRPGLQTTVQDAGRQVLALGVPAGGASDPIALRLANALVGNPAGAAGLEVTLAGPSLRFHADALVTLCGAPFTATLSGQPFPLGRAVAVPAGATLDVGAATRGLRAVLAVRGGLDVPEVFGSRATDLKAGFGGLSGRALRRGDRLGWLPRPEVPPPRAFLSPTLGTPTGPDLTLRVLPTPEATPALLTALTRRSFAVSPQADRMGVRLAGEVPAPHDPTRVSLPNVPGAVQLPPDGRPILLLSDAGTHGGYPTPLVVAAVDRPALGQLRPGDRVRFRPVTLEAAHGALRARERTLRGVEGALRWWYKEP from the coding sequence GTGACAATTGAAGTGCTGCGTCCTGGCCTCCAGACCACCGTGCAGGACGCGGGTCGGCAGGTCCTGGCGCTGGGCGTGCCGGCGGGCGGGGCGTCGGACCCCATAGCACTGAGGCTGGCGAACGCGCTGGTGGGCAACCCGGCGGGGGCGGCGGGGCTGGAGGTGACCCTGGCGGGACCATCGCTGCGCTTTCACGCGGATGCCCTCGTGACGCTGTGCGGTGCTCCCTTCACGGCCACGCTGAGCGGCCAGCCCTTTCCCCTGGGCCGGGCGGTCGCCGTGCCCGCCGGGGCGACGTTGGACGTGGGGGCGGCGACGCGGGGGCTACGGGCCGTGCTCGCGGTGAGGGGCGGGCTGGACGTGCCCGAGGTGTTCGGCAGCCGCGCGACCGACCTCAAGGCGGGCTTCGGGGGACTCTCGGGGCGGGCGCTGCGGCGGGGGGACCGGCTGGGGTGGCTGCCCCGGCCGGAGGTGCCTCCCCCGAGGGCCTTCCTCTCCCCCACCCTGGGGACGCCGACCGGGCCGGACCTCACGCTGCGGGTCCTCCCCACCCCCGAGGCGACCCCGGCGCTGCTCACGGCGCTGACCCGCCGCTCCTTCGCCGTGAGCCCGCAGGCCGACCGCATGGGCGTGCGGCTGGCCGGGGAGGTGCCCGCGCCCCACGACCCCACGCGGGTCAGCCTGCCCAACGTGCCGGGCGCGGTGCAGCTCCCGCCGGACGGACGGCCCATCCTGCTGCTGAGCGACGCGGGCACGCACGGCGGCTACCCCACCCCGCTTGTCGTGGCGGCGGTGGACCGCCCGGCGCTGGGGCAACTGCGGCCCGGTGACCGGGTGCGCTTCCGGCCCGTCACGCTGGAGGCGGCCCACGGGGCGCTGCGGGCGCGGGAACGGACCCTGCGCGGGGTGGAGGGGGCGCTGCGGTGGTGGTACAAGGAGCCATGA
- the pxpA gene encoding 5-oxoprolinase subunit PxpA: MSQTITTDLNADLGEGSPHEAAVMPFVTSANIACGGHAGDAETMRGSLRLAARHGVAAGAHPGFPDREGFGRRELHFSPGEVTAFVREQIEALKVVAAREGVRLAHVKPHGMLYNMAAKDAALAGAIARAAADSGIGLYFGLAGEASVMLREAAAQGLTPVGEAFADRGYAPDGSLWPRGQAGALLPHAEAVAQGVRLARQGTVTAVTGERVRVPARTLCLHGDGAEAAELARDLRRALEGAGVRVAAPNAH; the protein is encoded by the coding sequence ATGAGTCAGACCATCACCACCGACCTCAACGCCGACTTGGGCGAGGGCAGCCCGCACGAGGCGGCGGTCATGCCCTTTGTCACCAGCGCCAACATCGCCTGTGGGGGCCACGCGGGGGACGCGGAGACGATGCGCGGCAGCCTGCGCCTCGCGGCGCGGCACGGGGTGGCGGCGGGGGCGCACCCCGGCTTTCCCGACCGCGAGGGCTTCGGGCGGCGGGAGCTGCACTTCTCGCCGGGGGAGGTGACCGCCTTCGTGCGCGAGCAGATCGAGGCGCTGAAGGTGGTGGCGGCGCGAGAGGGGGTGCGGCTGGCGCACGTCAAGCCCCACGGGATGCTCTACAACATGGCCGCCAAGGACGCGGCGCTGGCGGGCGCGATTGCGCGGGCAGCGGCGGATTCGGGCATCGGGCTGTATTTCGGGCTGGCGGGCGAGGCGTCCGTGATGCTGCGTGAGGCGGCGGCCCAGGGCCTGACCCCGGTGGGCGAGGCCTTCGCGGACCGGGGCTACGCCCCGGACGGCTCGCTGTGGCCGCGCGGTCAGGCGGGAGCGCTCCTCCCGCACGCCGAGGCCGTCGCCCAGGGCGTGCGGCTGGCGCGACAGGGCACGGTGACGGCGGTGACTGGAGAGAGGGTGCGCGTGCCCGCCCGGACCCTTTGCCTGCACGGGGACGGGGCGGAGGCGGCGGAACTGGCCCGCGACCTGCGCCGGGCGCTGGAGGGGGCGGGGGTGCGGGTGGCGGCGCCGAACGCCCACTGA
- a CDS encoding fimbria/pilus periplasmic chaperone — translation MRRRGVLGTALALGLGAALAQPLNFSIAPTSFQIESSKTLSGQTRFTNVSTQPAVFTVSAVGWVRVGGEDRLTPTRDVLVSPSRFVLQPGSSQVIRVAVQRRPGADELTYRVIVRQVLPEKGELPPGQEVSARLDSLLELSLPVYVVPPGAAPRIGYRVVRSPDGKDLTLVLSNTGNRSFVLRGLEVTAGSDPARKAAGVPPSFLIFRGNEYRVPLGGFGAEKRVNFSFQTPEGRTVRETAELP, via the coding sequence GTGAGGCGCCGGGGAGTCCTGGGCACCGCGCTGGCCCTGGGTCTGGGGGCCGCGCTCGCGCAGCCGCTGAACTTCTCCATCGCGCCGACCTCCTTTCAGATCGAGTCGAGCAAGACGCTCTCGGGGCAGACGCGCTTTACCAACGTCAGCACCCAGCCCGCCGTCTTCACGGTCAGCGCCGTGGGCTGGGTGCGGGTGGGCGGCGAAGACCGGCTGACGCCCACCCGCGACGTGCTGGTTTCGCCCAGCCGCTTTGTGCTGCAGCCGGGCAGCAGCCAGGTGATTCGGGTGGCGGTGCAGCGCCGCCCCGGCGCGGACGAGCTGACCTACCGGGTGATCGTGCGGCAGGTGCTCCCCGAAAAGGGCGAGTTGCCTCCCGGCCAGGAGGTCAGCGCCCGGCTCGACAGCCTGCTGGAACTCAGCCTCCCGGTGTACGTGGTGCCGCCGGGGGCCGCGCCGCGCATCGGCTACCGCGTGGTGCGCAGCCCCGACGGCAAGGACCTGACGCTGGTGCTCTCCAACACCGGCAACCGCAGCTTCGTGCTGCGCGGCCTGGAGGTGACGGCCGGAAGTGACCCGGCCCGCAAGGCGGCCGGGGTGCCGCCCAGCTTCCTGATCTTCCGGGGCAACGAGTACCGGGTGCCGCTGGGCGGCTTCGGGGCCGAGAAGCGGGTCAACTTTTCCTTCCAGACGCCGGAAGGCCGGACCGTCCGTGAAACCGCCGAACTGCCCTGA
- the dgt gene encoding dGTP triphosphohydrolase: MFTRADLEAREAAGLAPYATLSRAARGRAFPEPESGTRTAFQKDRDRILHTTAFRRLEYKTQVFVNVSLSGGQGDHYRTRLTHTLEVSQVARSVALTLGLNETLAEAIALAHDLGHPPFGHAGERALNALMEEHGAAPNNTFDHNSQACRIVTVLEDRYPDFRGLNLTRDTLDGLNKHRRAGLGPPSLEAQLVDAADALAYTAHDLDDGLRSGLLTPEDLTELPLWAELLSRVPPASPSLTERDRRTLHRELLGWLIDDLTRATHAAIVESGVRTPEAVRALPERLVTYSPEMRVRLRETGDFLRSRLYRHWRVEMQVEQGTRLLTGLFTALLSRPSMLPPSVRARAEEGGLPRAVCDYVSGMTDRYAAELHAALRPPVPGAGWR, from the coding sequence ATGTTCACCCGCGCCGACCTGGAGGCCCGCGAGGCGGCGGGCCTCGCGCCGTACGCCACCCTCAGCCGCGCCGCGCGGGGCCGCGCCTTTCCCGAGCCCGAGAGCGGAACGCGGACCGCTTTTCAAAAAGACCGCGACCGCATCCTGCACACGACGGCCTTCCGGCGGCTGGAGTACAAGACGCAGGTGTTCGTCAACGTGTCGCTCAGCGGCGGGCAGGGGGACCACTACCGCACCCGGCTGACCCACACGCTGGAGGTCTCACAGGTCGCCCGCTCGGTGGCCCTCACCCTGGGACTCAACGAGACGCTGGCAGAAGCCATCGCCCTCGCGCACGACCTCGGGCACCCTCCCTTCGGACACGCGGGCGAGCGGGCGCTGAACGCGCTGATGGAGGAGCACGGAGCCGCTCCCAACAACACGTTTGACCACAACTCTCAGGCCTGCCGCATCGTGACCGTGCTGGAAGACCGCTACCCGGACTTCCGGGGCCTGAACCTCACCCGCGACACCCTCGACGGCCTGAACAAGCACCGCCGGGCAGGACTGGGGCCACCCAGCCTGGAAGCGCAGCTCGTGGACGCTGCCGACGCGCTCGCCTACACCGCCCACGACCTCGACGACGGCCTGCGCAGCGGCCTGCTGACCCCGGAGGACCTGACCGAACTGCCCCTCTGGGCCGAGCTGCTCTCGCGGGTGCCCCCCGCTTCCCCCTCCCTCACCGAGCGCGACCGCCGCACCCTGCACCGCGAGTTGCTGGGCTGGCTGATCGACGACCTGACGCGGGCGACCCACGCGGCCATCGTGGAGAGCGGCGTGCGGACCCCGGAGGCGGTGCGGGCCTTGCCGGAGCGATTGGTCACCTACAGCCCCGAGATGCGTGTGCGCCTGCGCGAGACGGGCGACTTCCTGCGCTCGCGGCTCTACCGCCACTGGCGGGTGGAGATGCAGGTCGAGCAGGGCACCCGGCTGCTGACGGGCCTGTTCACCGCGCTGCTCTCGCGGCCCTCCATGCTGCCTCCCAGCGTGCGTGCCCGCGCCGAGGAAGGCGGACTCCCCCGCGCTGTGTGCGACTACGTCTCCGGCATGACCGACCGCTACGCCGCCGAGCTGCACGCGGCGCTGCGGCCCCCGGTGCCGGGCGCGGGGTGGCGCTAG